Genomic segment of Strix aluco isolate bStrAlu1 chromosome 8, bStrAlu1.hap1, whole genome shotgun sequence:
CGGTTTGTAGGCGCCGAGGGTTTCCCGTGAGGTGTGAGCCCGCGGTGTGGGACCGGCCCGGGGAACGGACAGAGACGGGATTCAAATGCTCTGACGGGGAGTATCTCACTGCCGGGAGGGGCCGCGTTAACCCAGTGAGGTCACATGCAACCAGTGTCACTGTTTTGAGCTAGAAGTAGCAGCAGACGTACTACAATCTATGACTTTGTTAAAAAGGCTACATTGCAGCATCTCTGTACCTGCAGGTTTTTAGTAGGAGCGCGCACTTAGGCTAAGCCTGGAGGCGCGGCACCTTTGAAGTGTTTCTATCTCCTTCGGCTGCGCAGTGACGCTGGCCCAGGCGAGGCTGCACCTGGGGGTTTAACGACGGGGCGCGCCTCTGGCGCAGCGGGAGCGGGGGGCGGTTGCCGGTGGCGGTTGCCGGTCCCGTTAGCGCGGCGCGGCCCTGCCGGACGGGTGGCACCGCCCGCGGAAACGGCCGCGCTCGCCGGTGGCCGGCGCGATGCCGCGTGCTCTACTCTGAGCACGGCGGCGGCAAAGCCAAACGCGCGGCTTCGGCACCGTCTCTGCTCCCGCCGGAGACGGCGCTCGGCGCTGCGCGGGactcccgccccggccccgcgggagcGGGGCCCAGCCTCTGGCAGCTGCCGGCCGGCGCCCCAGGGCGGGTGCGGCAGGCGCTGcccggggccgggggccaggCCCTCCGCCGCGGCGCCCACCAACATGGCACCGGCGCGCCCCCCGCCCCACgcgagcgcggcggcggcggcggcggcgggcgggggccggtGGCGCCTGCGCGGTGGCCGCCCGCCGGCTGCCCGGCCGGCCGGGCCGTACCCAGCGTGCCCCGCGCCGCGCATGTGCAGTGCGGGGCGCAGGGGCTGCTAATTCCATTGTGGAGCGGACGCGGCGTTATTTTTAActggaggcggcggcgggagccgtAAGTGCAgcccgggccgggggccgcccGTCGGCGCGGGTGGGGGTGGCGGCGATGCGCCCGGGCGGCGGCTGCCGGGCCGCCGCGGGAGCCAGCCGCTGAGCGGGCGCCCGCCAGCGAGGCAGCGAGCGGTgtccggcgggcgggcgggcggcgggtcCCGCAGCCCCTCTGGGCCGCGCCTCCTCTCCGGCCCGCCTTCCCGGGGGATGAAACTCGGCAGCGGCTtcctcggcggcggcggcagcaagAGGGCGGCGGCCATGGAGCCCACCTTCCCCCCCGGCATGGTTATGTTCAACCACCGCCTGCCCCCGGTCACCAGCTTCACCCGGGCGGCCGCGCCCCCCCCGGCGGCCCAGCACCCCCCGCAGTGCGTGTTACCTCCGGCCTCCGCCGCCGCTTCCTCCACGGCGGCGGCCGAGTCCCCGGCGCCTCCTCCCCCTCAGGACATGACTTTCAAGAAGGAGCCGGCGGGGGCTTTCCCCTCCGCTCCCTCCTCCTCGCAGAGGAGCCCCTGGGGCTTTCTGCAGTCCCTTGTGAGCATCAAGCAGGAGAAGCCCAgcgagcaggaggaggaggagcagcagcagccgcagcaccATCACCACTACGGGGGGCTCTTTGGGGGAGCGGGGGATGAGAGACCCCCCGGCCTCGGGAGCAGCAGCGGGGAAGGAACCGGCCAGAGCGTGATTCaggacctcagccttcttcaCCACCTGCACCAGCATCCCCACCGAGACCTGTTACTGAGTGGCAGAGGCGAGGGCGCCCCGGGGAGCGCGGGTGAGCCAAAGCACGATGCCCAGGTCAAGAAGGCAAAGAGGCCAAAGCCAGAATCTCAGGGAATCAAAGCCAAGCGGAAGCCAGGCGCTTCATCCAAACCCCCCCTGGTGGGAGATGCAGAAGGTGCCATTGCGTCCCCCAGTCAGAAACCTCACGTCTGCGAGCACTGCAGCGCTGCCTTCAGGAGCTCCTACCACTTGCGCAGACATGTGCTCATTCACACGGGGGAGAGGCCTTTCCAGTGCAGCCAGTGCAGCATGGGGTTCATCCAGAAGTACTTACTGCAGAGACACGAGAAGATCCACAGTAGGGAGAAGCCTTTTGGGTGTGACCAGTGTAGTATGAAGTTCATCCAGAAGTACCACATGGAAAGACACAAGAGGACGCATAGCGGAGAAAAGCCATACAAATGTGACACTTGTCAGCAGTATTTTTCAAGGACTGATAGACTGTTGAAGCACAGAAGAACGTGTGGTGAAGCCATAGGTAAAGCAGGGGCCGGAATGGAGCCTGGATCATCAAATAACATGGGTAGCTTGGCTGCGTTGTCTCAGGGAAATACAAGTTCCtcaaggagaaaaagtaaaacaaaaagtacatccactgaaaacaaaggaaataggTGTAGCAGCAAAGTAACTGAATCTCAAGTTACAAGTAATGTGGCCATGCCAAATTATGCAGTTGATATTCCTATTGTGTCTTCCAGTGGTGGTCTAGTTGGCACAGGCATAGAAGAACTTCAGAAAAAGGTGCCAAAATTGGTCTtgaaaaaaggaagcagaaaacagGCAGACAAACATTACCTTAATTTTGTATCACCACTGCCAGATATTTTGGGGCAAAAACCACTGTCTGGGAAACAGAGTGGCTCTCTAGGCCTAGTAGCCAATACCGGTGTAGAAACTATTGGCCTTCTCCAAAGTACAGGTGGTAAACCAGGTCAAATAGGTAGCAATTATGATGATGCCatgcagttttcaaagaaaagaagataCTTACAAACTGCAAGCAGTAACAGTGCCTTTTCAATTAATGTCGGACACATGACTTCCCAGCAGTCCGTCATCCAGTCTGCAGGTGTTAGTGTTATGGATAACGAAGCTCCATTATCTCTTATTGATTCAGCatctttaaataatgaaataaagtcTTGCCACGACAAGTCTGGTATTCCCGATGAAGTCTTACAGAGCCTTTTGGACCAGTACTCTCACAAATCAGAAGGCCAGAAAGAAGATCCTTTCAGTATAACTGAACAGCGTGTGGACTTGCACACCTCAGGAGAACATTCAGAGATGGTTCAGGAAGAAAACTTGAGCCCTAACTCTCAAACAGTTTCAAATGATAAGGCAAGCATGTTGCAAGAATACTCCAAATACCTCCAACAAGCCTTTGAAAGAACAACCAATAgcactggttttgcttttggacCCAGTTTCCAATTTGTAACTCTCCATAACCACACTCTGTTTCAAGACAAACAGATATACACTACATCTCCACTTGAGTGTGGCTTCAGCCAATCCGTTACCTCAGTATTGCCAACTGCGTTGCCAAAACCTCCATTTGGGATGTTGCTTGGATCTCAACCAGGCTTTTATTTGTCTGCTTTGGAGGCTACGCATCAACAGTTGACTCCTTCTCAAGAGCTGGATGATCTCATTGATCCGCAGAAAAACTTAGAGACTTCATCTAACTACCAGTCCACATCTCAGAAACTGACTGgccagaaggaacagaaaaacttAGAATCCTCAACAAGCTTTCAGATCCCATCTCAGGAGTTAACTAGCCAGATAGATCCTCAGAAGGACATAGAGCCTAGAGCAACCTACCAGATCGAGAACTTTGCACAAGCGTTTGGTTCTCAGTTTAAGTCGGGCAGCAGGGTGCCAATGACTTTTATCAGTAACTCTAATGGAGAAGTGGACCATAGAGTAAGGACTTCAGTGTCAGATTTCTCAGGGTATACAAATATGATGTCTGATGTAAGTGAGCCATGTAGTACACGAGTAAAAACCCCAACCAGCCAGAGTTACAGGTAAGGTCCCGACTGTGACCAGGCTGTGGGGTCttaatgtaattttgttttactttgacAACACTGCCATTGGAATGTTTCTACACGGTCCTATTAAGAATAATGTAACATGCCCTTTCAATGCAACTTTTCATATTTAGTTTATTTTgttagtgtgatttttttttttagatctgttTATTATGGTTTTTAATCAAAAATCAATAGATTAAAATAGTGGTTTTGTTCAAGTGACAATGTTTAGCAATCAAATTTACATTATATAGATTGTCAGGGAATAGCCCAaaagtttaaaatgcaaaaaattaacTTTGTTCCTAGGACTAAGGTTTATTCTAATTGCTTTACTCTCAGGAAAGTGTAACGAAGCATGGGAATTCTATGCACCACTAGTGTATTGGAACTTCCGATTTACAGACAGTGACGTATATCTCAGCTTTTTGAGGAAGGGATCTATGACATTTCAAATTGCTGTCTCCTATGTCTGGGCTGATCTGAAAGAATTTTGCTACCTAAATCTCGTTGTTTTTCAAGTACTCCTGTTCTTCCAGGTGATGCTCATTCCAGGCAGGTGGAGCAAATATTCTTGGGTCTGTACGAAGAGCCCAGAATGGTAGCTTTAATATAAACAGTAATGTCCCCAGAACTCCTGTGTAAGACTGTAATTCCATAAAGAGATTCTGTTGACACAAACCGTGAGAACAAAACGTGTGTGTCTGGTTCATGTCATTAGAACCCCAACTTGAAACTACAGTCATAATCCAGATAGGCTTTTGGGATACATTATTTATTATACATGGTTCAAAAAAGTCGGTCTCTTGCTCTTCCCTTGTTCTACATTCTTTTAGTGTATAAGattccctctctttttttgtgCTCCCAGTTCCTTCGGACTTGATCTTGGTTTCCCCCCTCACCTTAATTTACACCTTTTCTTCCTATTCTTCCCTACTCACTCTCTCACCCCAACTTAATAGCTAGCATTTAAAAAGATTTACATTCCAGAAAGTGCATATCTTACTATGTACTTTCTGATGTCTTGTGACATCAGATGATGAACAGTAAACACCCACATGTTTTAGAATTATGTCAAGGTTTCCATGTACGATAAGAAATAATATACTCCCAATTGTACATACTAAGGCCCCTGTCCTGCATCAGGATCAGCTAACACGGACCCCTGTGCCCAGCAGTGTACCAGTGGTGTCACTGGAGCTCTTCACGGATATAGGGGTTTGCAGCAGTTCATCACTGCAGGCTTTTAGGGCCTAAGGCTGCAATTCCATCAAAGGCTTCTGGTGATGACATCAACTACAAAAGTAGAGCTTGAGTGGCTTGTTAATATCAACAGAACTTTTCTTTGGAATTATTGCCTTACTTTATGTATATTTTGTGGTACATTATTTATTATATGTGAATCCTGATTAATGCCTGTGGAGCCACGGAAACCTGCTAGAAATACTGGTGGCCATTCAAAGCTGCTGAAAGGCAGTGGCACTGCTCTAAACCACtttttgcaaatgtattttttgattagttttttaatgtaattttggtGATGTTTATGCTGATGGTTTTTTATGTACTCTTGGTGATGTTTCAGTCTTACGTACTTTGCTGGTGTCAGGAAAGTACCAGTGGTTGTTTGCAGTCTTATTGTGTAATCAGCCTATTACAGGCTTCCATGTATAATAAAGTTATTAACATTGTGCAAGTGTAAAACACTTCTGTTATGAAAGTGGTGTATTATTAAATGAATTGTTACAAAAATCCTGGGTAATTTTTCCCGTTGTCCCTCACCACTAAAAATTGAAACCTGAGCCCACTTGTAATCTCTTTTACTAGGtgaactatcttttttttcttactaatcTAGAGTTTGTTCTGATAGAATCCATGTAACTCcatcaacttttttctttatacttgATTATGTATTtcaccctttttcagtttaaataagcAAACAACAACTGTTCTCAACACAGAACCCAGCCTGTTATCATGGATGGAATAGTCCACAACCACTTGTGTTGGCTTTTTCAGtaccttttcttttgttttacagagGTTATAATTTACATTCTTTATATTGTGTGTAGTAGAAGTTGCATATGTATTGTTCTGGCTGTTTGCTTTAACTTAATACTAATAAAACCCATTATTCACCAAATCATAAAGATATCACTTCTATTATCCAGTCACACTTTTGAGAACCTATTAAGGAAACATTATGAGATCAAATTTGGAGAAGGAATAGTGTAACTTACTGGCAtgttttcagcttgtttttttctttcagtttctttttgggTCAGATATCTGAATGCACTATTTTAGAAATCAGGGCTCTATCTCATACCTTTTAGCTTCCAAGGCAAAAACTAACAAATTTCCTTAAGTTAAAATGTTTGTACATCCTcatcttttaaaatctttttatgtatggttttgttaaaaatatgtaaatttcaTATTGTTAACTTCAAAGACATTTTGTAATTGCTGGAAATCCGGAATGACACACATATAATGCAGTTTTGTTCAAAGTAAAGGATTTTAGAAAGTCTTCTATTGATTCCCTACCCCTCAGCTCTAACTTTTGCATTATAAGGAAAGCCtagtaaaaatattattatagcAAAATACTTAAAATCATTTTAGGTAGTTTGAAGATAGTTTGTGGACTTCcttaatctgtatttttcttcaacTTTGCGTGTGAATATGAGTATCAGTGCTGAAAGTCTCAAAATGGTTGAAGAGTAGAGTattgaagaacagaaaacagcaatCTCAAGGCAATGACACGGACAAGAGAAAAATCGTTGGCATGCTGAAAAGCAAATAAGGACAAAAACTTTCCAAAGTAAGTATGAAATATGCTAAATGTTTAATATTCAGAACATTGCTAGGAATCATTTCAGAAAATCTGAGAGGGAAATTATTGGTATCTTGTACATTCTTTCCACACCTTAGCCGTCAttcaaaaatgtttctaaatagaACAGAACTAGATCTTTTCCTAATTTAATATGGAGTTCAGATTTACTTTTCTCTAAATAATGAAGGTTAAGTATATGGTGAAATGCACAGAAATCAGCGTATGGTTTTTGCCTGCTAGATATTAGAACTATATAGTAAGTAGTAGTAACCCACATGGACTAAAGCTTTATTTAGGGACGTGGCagtgagaagggaaaaggaaagcaaaatgggccttgaattttttttttttcaactgtagTTCCTGGTTTAgttttttgtagtttttaaagGGATTATGGGAGGGGAATGATAACCTGGTTCCTACCACTAACAGGAATGTAAAGAAGAATTGATATACATGATGATAGAAAATTGTACATAAACTGTTACTCTTATTATAGAAGCTCACATAACATGTTTTTGCTTTGGAACAAGTGCATTATGGTACCCTGAAATCGTGAATGCATCTGCCCCAAGGCACTAGAAGTGCATGTCTGACTTGCCTGCAGGTGATTTAGAAGAGCTAGCTAAAATTTTTAGTAGTTTCTGAATTATTAAATTGGACACAGACTTGTGGGTGAAATTTTAGAGTAAGAAATTGGTGAAATAAAAGGGGggatgaaaaaaatgtgaaaatgtgatGGTGCAAAGGGAGATCACAATTTCACATTTATGGACTACTGATGAAGGAAAGCTGCCTGATGTCTCATGGAGACCTTGAGAAGATACTGCAATAATTCCATGTATTCTATtagtgggtttttgttgtttcaattgttTGGTGTCCCCTGCCCCCAATATTATATGCATGAAAACAGTGTATTTGTCTGTatgatatttctgctttttttttcccaccaactAGAAGTCAGTGTTCATGTGAAATTGCAGTTGTGACTGTGGAAATGTTTGTTATACTTGAGAAGATACATGTGAGAATGTGAAAGTTACTACCTCACTGGTTTTTATTATGTGTGTTGAAGGAAGTCAGGTCACTTTAAAATGGAAGATTCTGTTTACAGCCCCTGCTGACTACCACCTTTAACCATTTTGGTTGGAATTTTCCAGGCTTTGGCTGTCTCACACTCCACACTCTATCTTTCTCTGGGAAACTTCTGCAAAAATTGCTCATGTATTTCCTAAAATAAGATTAAGGAAGAAAACTTTCTTGTTCCACTGGCCTTTTCATCCATgcttcttcaaaaacaaatcaGAATTGTTCCCCCCCAAGGGGGGGGTGTCTGTTGAATCACTGGTTTTGAAAACCTGATAATAATCAATTTTGagtttttgaaaatgcttttacaTTCAGGGATTTGTGGTGGCTATATCTACAAAGATAATCCCTCCAGGATAGCTCAAGTGATAATTTCTTCTAATGTGTCCTGTATGGGGGCATATGATGTGTATTCTCAGAGTGTTTTCTGGCTTCTTACATAAACTGTAGAGTCTTCATTTCTaatattcttctattttttttgtaaaaacacttaagaaaataAGGTATGGTTTTGTGCACAGCATTTGGAACACAGGATATGCATATACCCTGTTTACCAAATGAACAGCTATGATATGCTTTGTTATCCATGTTGCTCAAAATGTGTTTCTTGTGTCCCCTTTTTCACTTGCAGATAAAACCTAGATTTATTTCAGCGTTGTTTGTTTTCTCACAGATAGTAATGTTtggctccatttttttttttttttccatatccttATACTGATATTCTAATCTTATGGGGTTTATGGGTACTGATGCTAAAAACTTACTTTTGGATGCTCAGTTTCATTTTGATACCTATGACCTGGAGGGATAGGTACTGGAATTTCATCTCTTTGACACTGATTGAAGTTGAGTTCCTTGGTATAAGACCCCTGCTGTTTCGAACTGTCTGTGTGGAGAGAGATGGAGGAATAGCACACCCACTTTGTAAATGTGGAATAGCTGATTGTCTAGAATCAAGTAGAAGCTGTGGGGCAGAATCGTGGGGTAATTTAATTCTCTTAGGTGACAGTCAGGAGCCTCAATCACTGGGTTGTCTTGTCCCTTGTGCTCACTGTAAATCTAGCATCTGCAACAAGTAAAACCAGGTTCTGTGGACAGCAGCCTCATTAAGCATAGCCTGCTTTATTCTCTGAATGTTGCCATCCTATTAGCTGTGGATACAAACAGCAAGGCAGTGTTGCTTGGAAAAAATACTGTGTCATCCTGTAATCAGTCTGTCATAATGCACATAAAGGATGGGCTAATTGAAGATTAAAAGGAAGATTTAGTTCTGGCATTTTTTTAACTTACAAGGCTTGATTCATAATCTTATGTAAATTTAGTGATGTAAATTTTTGTTTATAGCATACTACTGTATTTTCATATTGATActtttcaacattttgttttattaaatttccAGTGGATTTGGTAATTGTAAACTTAAGGCTGTCCTTAGAAATGGTATGATGCTACACTAGAAAGCTGCATGTGTACTTGGGCACTTGGTCTGAAATTTGATTAAATATTATCTAGCCAGattcaaaatgaagaaagaattaagaattaatttaagaacatatttctttgcttattttaatatACTCTATCTtgccttaaaatgtattttaaatggtcTCTTATTTTGGTGCTACAAATATCAAAACATTCTGTGAACTAATGAGGTATATAATGGTTATTATGCGGGATCTGCAGCAAGCATCAGATACTCTGTGGTAGCACATGTGCTGCCTTCGATGCTAAAACCTGCTTTATCTAAAGCTAGGTTATTACCATTCAGAATATTCCTATGTTGTTGTTCAGAAGGAATCTTTACTTTGTGCTGTTGGCAAAAgatatttaattttgatttttctcaaaGGCTAAAAGACTTGTTGTTTTTAATCCCGCAGCTTCTCCTTACAGTGTGTATTTCTCTGTCTGCTTGTACTCTGGTCCCAGTGGATAGGAAGTTAGAGTCTTAACTGGGACGTGATGTTTGCAGGTGCTGGCATATAGCTAGAAATTATATTGATGATGGCAAGGATGATTCAGTCTGCTCAAagattctgaatatttttttctagaggggaaaaaaaaatctcacaggtggaattttttttttggatgctcTTACATTCTGAGATGATTGAGAATAAAAACAGGCTGAGACCTGTTTTGAAGATTAGAATTTACAAAGATATCCATATGCAACTCCATGAGTGATGAGGTTTAGAATCACTTTAATTTTAACTTTCCTGTAATGAGGAAATATATAGATgtgtaataaaacattttgcatgtTTTGCTGAACTGCTTTAAATTATGGTGGATAAAATATGCCTATGGATCTTCGTATGACTTAAACAAAATGTATCTCTAGAATGAAAAATACGTTATCTTAGAACGTGCTTGGTAATACTGGAAAATGAGACTAATAAGGATTTGCCTATGCAGCTGAAGAGGGCATTTGTATTGTGTTAGCTATCTGCTTGGAATTTGGTCAGGTTGGTGATAACACATTTACTGGTAGAAGCTCACAGCCCCATCATGTCTTAA
This window contains:
- the ZNF281 gene encoding zinc finger protein 281; amino-acid sequence: MKLGSGFLGGGGSKRAAAMEPTFPPGMVMFNHRLPPVTSFTRAAAPPPAAQHPPQCVLPPASAAASSTAAAESPAPPPPQDMTFKKEPAGAFPSAPSSSQRSPWGFLQSLVSIKQEKPSEQEEEEQQQPQHHHHYGGLFGGAGDERPPGLGSSSGEGTGQSVIQDLSLLHHLHQHPHRDLLLSGRGEGAPGSAGEPKHDAQVKKAKRPKPESQGIKAKRKPGASSKPPLVGDAEGAIASPSQKPHVCEHCSAAFRSSYHLRRHVLIHTGERPFQCSQCSMGFIQKYLLQRHEKIHSREKPFGCDQCSMKFIQKYHMERHKRTHSGEKPYKCDTCQQYFSRTDRLLKHRRTCGEAIGKAGAGMEPGSSNNMGSLAALSQGNTSSSRRKSKTKSTSTENKGNRCSSKVTESQVTSNVAMPNYAVDIPIVSSSGGLVGTGIEELQKKVPKLVLKKGSRKQADKHYLNFVSPLPDILGQKPLSGKQSGSLGLVANTGVETIGLLQSTGGKPGQIGSNYDDAMQFSKKRRYLQTASSNSAFSINVGHMTSQQSVIQSAGVSVMDNEAPLSLIDSASLNNEIKSCHDKSGIPDEVLQSLLDQYSHKSEGQKEDPFSITEQRVDLHTSGEHSEMVQEENLSPNSQTVSNDKASMLQEYSKYLQQAFERTTNSTGFAFGPSFQFVTLHNHTLFQDKQIYTTSPLECGFSQSVTSVLPTALPKPPFGMLLGSQPGFYLSALEATHQQLTPSQELDDLIDPQKNLETSSNYQSTSQKLTGQKEQKNLESSTSFQIPSQELTSQIDPQKDIEPRATYQIENFAQAFGSQFKSGSRVPMTFISNSNGEVDHRVRTSVSDFSGYTNMMSDVSEPCSTRVKTPTSQSYR